The following proteins come from a genomic window of Crassostrea angulata isolate pt1a10 chromosome 1, ASM2561291v2, whole genome shotgun sequence:
- the LOC128177271 gene encoding fas apoptotic inhibitory molecule 1-like isoform X2, whose translation MSNDVVATWQVALPDGVHDIEFEHGTTSGKRVIRVDGKEIYKVDWMFKLVGKEHFQVGHSKAKCTITIDAVSGFAYEYTLEVNGKSLNKFRENQSKVQKAWVLTIAGNPIRVCLEKDTLDVWVNGDKVETFGEFGEEGTETHFQIGAHSAHITAISSGRRRDGILHKLFVDDTEIPECSD comes from the exons ATGTCCAACGACGTGGTAGCCACATGGCAGGTGGCCCTACCTGATGGAGTCCATGACATTGAGTTTGAACATGGGACAACATCTGGCAAAAGAGTCATCCGAGTGGACGGAAAG GAGATCTATAAGGTAGACTGGATGTTCAAGTTAGTCGGCAAGGAACACTTTCAGGTAGGCCACAGCAAGGCCAAATGTACAATCACTATAGACGCTGTCAGTGGATTTGCTTATGAATACACACTGGAAGTCAATGGGAAAAGTTTGAACAAGTTCCGCGAGAACCAGAGCAAAGTTCAGAAGGCGTGGGTTCTGACCATTGCAGGGAACCCCATCAGGGTGTGCTTGG aaaaaGACACACTGGATGTTTGGGTGAATGGAGACAAAGTGGAAACATTT GGAGAATTTGGGGAAGAAGGAACAGAGACTCATTTCCAGATCGGGGCTCACTCTGCCCACATCACCGCCATTAGCAGTGGGCGGCGGCGCGACGGAATTCTACATAAACTGTTCGTAGACGACACAGAAATCCCAGAATGCAGCGATTGA
- the LOC128177287 gene encoding uncharacterized protein LOC128177287 — MSRAIPVSVLGVFVLLEACHAHLCLINPTQRGSLAGINKQGNDNCFQIKGPCGKLPASKDNVIIRPGQMLSVTFQKNLDHFLSASPGNFTVAFGSVAGEKFQLLTTIPDEGEKSLTLYTAQVKIPMVKGNYAIQVTYNTNNPKAPPQFYQCADVTVANL, encoded by the exons ATGTCGCGAGCAATTCCAGTTAGCGTTTTGGGGGTTTTTGTGTTGCTGGAGGCATGTCATGCACATCTCTGTCTGATAAATCCTACTCAAAGAGGCTCTCTTGCAGGAATTAACAAACAag GAAATGACAACTGCTTCCAGATTAAGGGTCCCTGTGGAAAACTACCAGCAAGTAAAGACAATGTCATCATAAG ACCAGGGCAAATGCTGAGTGTTACTTTCCAGAAAAATTTGGATCATTTTCTGAGCGCATCacct GGAAACTTTACTGTTGCCTTTGGGAGTGTTGCGGGTGAGAAATTTCAGCTGCTAACCACCATACCAGATGAAGGGGAAAAATCGTTGACTCTCTATACTGCTCAAGTTAAGATTCC GATGGTAAAAGGAAACTATGCCATTCAG GTAACATACAATACCAATAATCCTAAAGCACCGCCACAGTTTTACCAGTGTGCCGATGTTACAGTTGCAAATCTGTAG
- the LOC128187139 gene encoding beta-1,3-glucan-binding protein-like, which translates to MNLGALVVLVSLSLTGASPTISIVGKSGLKLSIPDEDGISLVIFSVRNQNGESRDYVVETKNKESDSWEYVDTEANAGPGDEVEYKVATMQNGLLVESKWTSVFLVKYFEPGQFRSLRQTVVFRDDFNHFNKGHFTTEVSAWGGGNGEFQVYTPETANLYTANGYLYLKPTLTVDHHSFNEGTLYNGNMDVRGIWHTCTNGVNNGCRKSAYGQEILPPIMSGKVTTHAAITYGRVNVRARVPKGAFLWPAIWLLPRDNHYGNWPRSGEIDLMETKGNAWTSEWGGDHGIRSIGSTLHWGPDAGHNCFQKTHGEKYLNQPDGWHGWHTYSLDWTKDHLSILVDNQEIYRLTTPWNGMYNYCPYHNIEDPWRNGPHNAPFDQPFHLILNVAVGGTSGFFAEGQYDVPKSWRNDSPHPMRDFWEHRGEWLKTWHGDDVAMLIDYVEMIQY; encoded by the exons ATGAATCTCGGTGCTTTGGTTGTTTTGGTGAGTCTCTCTCTCACGGGCGCCTCGCCGACAATTTCCATCGTTGGAAAGTCGGGCCTGAAACTGAGCATACCCG ACGAAGATGGCATTTCTCTCGTGATTTTCAGCGTTAGGAACCAGAATGGAGAATCTAGAGACTACGTGGTTGAGACGAAGAACAAAG AGTCCGACAGTTGGGAGTACGTAGACACCGAAGCCAACGCTGGACCAGGAGATGAAGTAGAGTACAAGGTAGCTACGATGCAGAACGGACTGTTAGTGGAATCCAAATGGACGTCAG TTTTCTTAGTGAAGTATTTCGAACCAGGGCAGTTTCGCAGTCTCCGACAGACCGTGGTTTTCCGGGACGATTTTAACCACTTCAATAAAGGTCACTTCACAACAGAAGTGAGCGCCTGGGGCGGAGGG AATGGTGAATTCCAAGTGTACACCCCCGAGACTGCTAATTTATACACAGCTAATGGATACTTATACCTTAAACCT ACACTAACGGTTGACCACCATTCCTTCAACGAAGGGACGCTATACAACGGCAATATGGATGTCCGCG GAATATGGCACACCTGTACAAATGGCGTTAACAACGGGTGTCGTAAGTCAGCATACGGCCAGGAGATTCTTCCGCCAATCATGTCAGGAAAAGTTACCACGCACGCGGCCATTACATATGGAAGAGTCAACGTTAGAGCCAGGGTTCCTAAAGGGGCGTTTTTATGGCCAG CTATTTGGCTGTTGCCGCGTGACAACCATTACGGGAACTGGCCTCGTTCTGGAGAAATAGATCTTATGGAGACAAAAG GAAACGCCTGGACCAGTGAGTGGGGAGGCGATCACGGGATCCGCTCCATTGGTTCCACACTTCACTGGGGACCAGATGCCGGACACAATTGTTTCCAAAAAACTCACGGTGAAAA GTACCTGAACCAGCCCGATGGATGGCACGGATGGCATACCTATTCTCTGGACTGGACCAAGGATCACCTAAG CATTTTAGTCGACAACCAAGAGATATACAGACTAACCACCCCCTGGAATGGGATGTACAACTATTGCCCCTACCATAACATAGAGGACCCCTGGAGAAACGGTCCACATAATGCACCATTCGATCAACCA TTCCATCTGATTCTGAACGTGGCAGTGGGAGGAACCAGCGGTTTCTTTGCCGAGGGGCAGTACGATGTGCCCAAGTCCTGGCGTAACGACTCGCCCCACCCCATGAGGGACTTCTGGGAGCACAGAGGGGAGTGGCTGAAGACCTGGCACGGGGACGATGTGGCTATGTTGATTGATTACGTAGAAATGATCCAGtattaa
- the LOC128155213 gene encoding low affinity immunoglobulin epsilon Fc receptor-like: MIPSLVLVFLVVFPSALPETESCHVGWIQFQEKCYFFSHTTATWFDAGSACSQFHSKLAEPRSDAEISFLRSHSQSQNKNMWIGVSDIIEEDRWVYSSTQEVVPHNDFNPGEPGGHLSQNCVALWKDHHGKWADHGCSEKEYYICEEVMTSDPVNVIG, from the exons ATGATACCGTCTCTTGTTCTTGTTTTTCTAGTCGTCTTTCCATCGGCTCTTCCGGAGACCGAGA GTTGTCACGTGGGCTGGATACAGTTTCaggaaaaatgttattttttcagCCACACAACAGCCACTTGGTTCGATGCAGGA AGCGCGTGTTCACAGTTCCACTCAAAGCTGGCTGAACCACGATCTGACGCTGAAATATCTTTCTTAAGAAGCCATAGCCAGTCCCAAA ATAAGAATATGTGGATCGGGGTGTCGGACATTATAGAAGAGGATCGCTGGGTGTATTCCTCCACACAAGAGGTAGTTCCACACAATGATTTCAATCCTGGGGAGCCAGGCGGTCACCTAAGTCAGAACTGTGTCGCCCTTTGGAAGGATCACCACGGAAAATGGGCGGATCATGGTTGTTCTGAAAAGGAATATTACATCTGTGAAGAAGTTATGAC GTCTGATCCAGTCAATGTCATTGGTTGA